In the Deinococcus radiophilus genome, one interval contains:
- a CDS encoding MFS transporter codes for MTPAQRLHALREGYPPAFWVLWFGTLLNRLGEFVAPLLGFYLTAEKGFSLTQVGVILSAMGVGRFFAESLGGGLSDRVGSGVTMQLALAGGAVILALLAHAGSFWEILLGVLAYSLFQAMYKPAVSSAVAGLTHGAQRTRAYNLLYWAINVGASVAPVLGGYLAGASFRLVFYLDAAAMLLYAALLRWRFPNVRPGRSASTELQRWLPRDALLWQFSLATLLYSLTYQGYKMLALVFADGGYTPAQYGQVVAVNGVLVVLLGLPVGHLIARSNHPRWQAIGAAMLGLGFFGHAFADTLWTHMGAVVVWTLGEIVAYSISKTVISELARPEQRGRYFGIVGSMSGLAGLIAPLLGTALLEHYGAAPMWTALAALGWAAAAIYLLLEGRVEQRRSAITALDG; via the coding sequence GTGACCCCTGCCCAGCGCCTGCATGCCCTCCGAGAAGGCTATCCTCCGGCCTTTTGGGTGCTGTGGTTCGGAACGCTACTCAACCGTCTGGGCGAGTTCGTCGCGCCGCTGCTGGGCTTTTATCTGACCGCCGAAAAAGGCTTTTCGCTGACCCAGGTGGGAGTAATCCTGAGTGCGATGGGGGTGGGCCGCTTTTTTGCCGAGAGCCTGGGCGGGGGCCTGAGTGACCGCGTGGGCAGCGGCGTCACCATGCAGCTGGCGCTCGCGGGGGGCGCGGTGATACTCGCTCTCCTGGCGCACGCCGGCAGCTTCTGGGAGATTTTGCTGGGCGTGCTGGCCTACTCGCTGTTTCAGGCAATGTACAAACCTGCAGTGAGCAGCGCCGTGGCCGGACTGACCCACGGCGCACAGCGCACCCGCGCCTACAACCTGCTGTACTGGGCCATCAATGTGGGCGCGTCGGTGGCTCCGGTGCTGGGCGGCTATCTGGCAGGCGCATCGTTCCGGCTGGTGTTTTACCTGGACGCGGCGGCGATGCTCCTATATGCCGCGCTGCTGCGCTGGCGCTTTCCGAATGTCCGACCTGGGCGCAGCGCCAGTACCGAATTGCAACGCTGGCTGCCGCGTGACGCGCTGCTGTGGCAATTCAGCTTGGCCACGCTGCTGTATTCGCTGACCTATCAGGGCTACAAGATGCTGGCCTTGGTCTTTGCCGACGGCGGCTACACGCCCGCGCAGTACGGGCAGGTGGTGGCGGTCAATGGCGTGTTGGTCGTCCTGTTGGGCCTGCCGGTGGGCCACCTGATCGCCCGCAGCAACCATCCCCGCTGGCAAGCCATCGGCGCGGCCATGCTGGGGCTGGGCTTTTTCGGGCACGCTTTTGCAGATACCCTCTGGACGCACATGGGGGCGGTGGTGGTCTGGACCCTGGGCGAAATCGTGGCCTACTCCATCAGCAAGACGGTGATCAGCGAACTGGCCCGCCCCGAGCAGCGCGGGCGGTATTTTGGCATTGTGGGCAGCATGTCGGGCCTGGCCGGACTGATCGCACCGCTGCTGGGCACCGCCTTGCTGGAGCACTACGGGGCCGCGCCGATGTGGACGGCACTGGCCGCCCTGGGCTGGGCTGCCGCCGCAATTTACCTGCTGCTGGAAGGTCGGGTAGAGCAGCGCCGGAGCGCGATTACAGCACTGGATGGATGA
- a CDS encoding ABC transporter ATP-binding protein has protein sequence MTTSASSPTPAQAPAGASGRTLRVLGQYLAPLKWWVLGLAALLLTSTALNLQLPQLLAQFVDTAREGSGADLDLLTRLALTYIALAIGVQIMNALATYVGARVGWRATNQLRADLTRHLLSLDMAEHKERTPGELIERIDGDVTALSNFFSQFAVRVFGAGLLLIGALFMFWRVNAWVGLGVTTFALITLWAMNAVRKHGIEPTERERESSAQLYGYVEERLAGLDDVRALGAGQHHLHRFLAVQREYFGNFLASWKARAIVWQLSMGLFAAGYVAILSAAVGLYAAGAITLGTAFLMYQYMSMVEEPIDQLSQQLQDLQKAGASLSRIGELLALESGLPSGTQELPSQAPDLTFDRVDFAYEAGGERVLKDVSFQLPAGQTLGLLGRTGSGKTTLTRLVSRLYDPTGGEVRLGNLSITDIALPSLRERVAVVSQDVQVFQASVRDNLTFFDPQVSDKRVAAALHEVGLGSWLAGLEDGIHTPLPTGSLSAGQSQLLAFARVLLRDPAVIILDEPSSRLDPATEATLTAAMDRLLHGRTAIVIAHRLETVARADRILVLGAGEVLEFGEREELAADPRSQYAALLRAAAGQSEQSAEELMAELSA, from the coding sequence ATGACGACGAGCGCCTCCTCACCGACCCCCGCGCAGGCGCCTGCCGGGGCTTCTGGCCGCACCCTACGCGTGCTGGGCCAGTACCTGGCGCCCCTGAAATGGTGGGTGCTGGGCCTGGCTGCGCTGCTGCTCACCTCCACCGCACTGAATCTGCAACTTCCACAGTTACTGGCCCAGTTTGTGGACACGGCCCGCGAGGGTTCCGGGGCCGACTTGGATCTGCTGACCCGGCTGGCGCTGACCTATATCGCGCTCGCCATCGGCGTACAGATCATGAACGCCCTGGCGACCTACGTGGGGGCGCGGGTGGGCTGGCGGGCCACCAACCAGCTGCGCGCCGACCTGACCCGGCACCTGCTGAGTCTGGACATGGCCGAGCACAAGGAACGCACCCCCGGCGAACTGATCGAGCGGATTGACGGCGACGTGACCGCGCTCAGCAACTTCTTCTCGCAGTTTGCGGTACGGGTGTTTGGAGCTGGACTGCTGCTGATCGGGGCACTGTTCATGTTCTGGCGGGTCAACGCCTGGGTGGGCCTGGGTGTGACCACTTTCGCCCTGATTACCCTCTGGGCCATGAATGCCGTCCGCAAGCACGGGATCGAACCCACCGAGCGTGAGCGTGAAAGCAGCGCCCAGCTGTACGGCTACGTGGAAGAACGCCTGGCCGGGCTAGATGATGTGCGGGCTCTGGGGGCCGGTCAGCACCACCTGCACCGTTTCCTGGCCGTGCAGCGCGAGTATTTCGGCAACTTCCTGGCCTCGTGGAAGGCGCGCGCCATCGTCTGGCAACTCAGCATGGGCCTCTTTGCTGCCGGGTATGTGGCGATTCTCTCAGCGGCAGTGGGACTTTATGCTGCCGGAGCAATCACGCTAGGCACGGCCTTTTTGATGTATCAGTACATGAGCATGGTGGAAGAACCGATTGACCAGCTCAGCCAGCAGCTGCAAGACCTGCAAAAAGCCGGGGCCAGCCTCTCGCGCATCGGAGAGCTGCTGGCCCTGGAGTCGGGGCTGCCTTCGGGTACGCAGGAACTGCCCTCGCAGGCCCCAGACTTGACCTTTGACCGGGTAGATTTCGCCTACGAAGCAGGGGGCGAGCGGGTACTGAAAGACGTGTCCTTCCAACTGCCCGCTGGGCAGACCCTGGGCTTACTGGGCCGCACCGGCAGCGGCAAGACCACCCTGACCCGGCTGGTGTCGCGCCTGTACGACCCAACTGGCGGCGAGGTGCGCCTGGGCAACCTCAGCATCACCGATATCGCCCTGCCCAGCCTGCGTGAGCGGGTGGCCGTGGTCAGTCAGGACGTGCAGGTCTTTCAGGCCAGCGTGCGCGACAACTTGACCTTTTTTGATCCGCAGGTCTCCGACAAGCGGGTGGCCGCCGCGCTACACGAAGTGGGACTGGGGAGCTGGTTGGCGGGGCTGGAAGACGGCATCCACACCCCACTGCCCACCGGCAGCCTCAGCGCGGGGCAGTCACAGCTGCTGGCCTTTGCCCGTGTGTTGCTGCGTGACCCGGCCGTCATCATCTTGGACGAGCCGAGCAGCCGCCTGGACCCCGCCACCGAAGCCACCCTGACGGCCGCAATGGACCGCCTGTTGCATGGCCGCACCGCCATCGTGATCGCCCACCGCCTGGAAACGGTGGCCCGCGCCGACCGCATCCTGGTGCTGGGTGCCGGCGAGGTGCTGGAATTTGGCGAACGCGAGGAGTTGGCCGCTGATCCTAGATCACAGTACGCCGCCCTGCTGCGCGCCGCTGCTGGACAGAGTGAACAAAGTGCCGAAGAACTGATGGCCGAACTGAGTGCCTGA
- a CDS encoding ABC transporter ATP-binding protein produces MTSSLEPHNPYRIDGRQTFALARRIIAYNPALFFINMVLWASVYLLPAALAWVTSELFRRLELVTPGTAEAALGGVWIMLAAFAAARLMRFGVFYAAFLKFIELLATTGALVRRNLLNYLLTASGSRALPDTPAEAVSRFRDDVEDVNQYIEAWVDGFGMALFVLVSVWLMARVDPLMTALVVAPLFLMILVVSKLAPRIRTYRRRMREATARVTDFIGETFGAVGAVKLAGQEGQMVAHLERLGVTRQDAALKDVLLTELIRGVNTNMVFLATGVVLLLGSRLVLSGDMVVSDFVLFIGLLPRLTGTLGFFGDWIATHRRTGVAFERMHRLMTDAPFGEMTRHAPLYLRGEAPEPAPLPSKSEPLRTLEVRNLSADYGGAGGVQDINLTVRRGQFVVITGRIGSGKSTLVRAVLGLIPRQGGQVLWNGEQVDDPASFFVPPRSSYTAQLPGLFSDSLRENVLSGGDASELDRAIRLAQLGDDLDQLGHGLDTPVGARGVKLSGGQIQRTAVARMLARQADLLVFDDVSSALDAKTESALWDSLAGELDATCLVVSHRRAALSRADWVVVLSEGRVLDQGPLDELLERSKEMQALWAEENTEAAPDGSHDGLLS; encoded by the coding sequence ATGACTTCCAGCCTGGAACCACACAACCCGTACCGCATAGATGGCCGCCAGACCTTCGCGCTGGCGCGGCGGATCATCGCTTACAACCCGGCGCTCTTTTTTATCAACATGGTGCTGTGGGCCAGCGTGTATCTGCTGCCGGCGGCCCTGGCCTGGGTCACCTCCGAGCTGTTCCGGCGTCTGGAACTGGTCACGCCGGGAACCGCCGAAGCGGCGCTGGGCGGCGTCTGGATCATGCTGGCGGCCTTCGCGGCAGCGCGGCTGATGCGCTTTGGCGTGTTCTACGCGGCCTTCCTCAAATTCATTGAGCTGCTGGCGACCACCGGGGCACTGGTACGCCGCAACCTGCTGAACTATCTGCTGACGGCGTCCGGTTCGCGTGCCCTGCCAGACACCCCCGCCGAAGCGGTCAGCCGCTTCCGTGACGATGTAGAGGACGTGAACCAGTACATCGAAGCCTGGGTGGACGGCTTCGGGATGGCGCTGTTTGTGCTGGTGTCTGTCTGGCTGATGGCACGGGTAGACCCCCTGATGACCGCGCTGGTGGTCGCACCCCTTTTCCTGATGATTCTGGTGGTCAGTAAATTGGCGCCCCGCATCCGTACCTACCGCCGCCGCATGCGCGAGGCCACTGCCCGCGTGACCGACTTTATCGGAGAGACCTTTGGCGCGGTGGGGGCTGTCAAGCTGGCCGGCCAGGAAGGGCAGATGGTCGCGCACCTGGAGCGTCTGGGCGTGACCCGGCAAGACGCGGCGTTGAAAGACGTGCTGCTGACCGAACTGATCCGGGGGGTGAACACCAACATGGTCTTTCTGGCGACTGGCGTGGTGCTGCTGCTGGGATCGCGGTTGGTACTGAGCGGCGACATGGTGGTGTCAGACTTCGTGCTGTTCATCGGGCTGCTGCCGCGCCTGACCGGCACCCTGGGCTTCTTTGGCGACTGGATCGCCACCCACCGCCGCACCGGGGTGGCCTTTGAGCGCATGCACCGCCTGATGACCGACGCTCCTTTTGGCGAAATGACCCGCCACGCCCCGCTGTACCTGCGCGGCGAGGCCCCGGAACCGGCCCCACTGCCCTCCAAAAGCGAACCGCTCCGCACGCTGGAAGTGCGGAACCTGAGTGCCGACTACGGCGGCGCAGGAGGCGTGCAGGACATCAACCTGACCGTGCGCCGAGGCCAGTTCGTGGTGATCACCGGGCGGATCGGCAGCGGCAAGAGCACCCTGGTGCGCGCCGTGCTGGGCCTGATTCCGCGCCAGGGTGGACAAGTGCTCTGGAATGGAGAGCAGGTGGACGATCCAGCCAGCTTTTTCGTGCCGCCACGCTCGTCGTATACCGCGCAGCTGCCAGGCCTCTTTTCGGACAGCCTGCGGGAGAACGTTTTGAGTGGCGGGGACGCCTCCGAGCTGGACCGCGCCATTCGCCTCGCGCAGCTTGGGGACGACTTGGATCAGCTGGGACATGGCTTAGACACCCCGGTGGGCGCCCGCGGCGTCAAGCTGAGTGGCGGACAGATTCAGCGCACCGCCGTGGCGCGGATGCTGGCGCGTCAGGCCGACCTCCTGGTCTTTGATGACGTGAGCAGCGCCCTGGACGCCAAGACTGAAAGTGCGCTGTGGGACAGCCTGGCTGGCGAGCTAGATGCCACCTGCCTGGTGGTGTCGCACCGCCGCGCCGCACTCAGCCGCGCCGACTGGGTGGTCGTCCTGAGCGAGGGCCGAGTACTGGATCAAGGCCCGCTGGACGAACTTCTAGAACGCAGCAAAGAAATGCAGGCGCTGTGGGCTGAAGAAAACACGGAAGCAGCGCCAGATGGCTCTCATGACGGTCTTCTTTCCTGA
- a CDS encoding NAD-dependent succinate-semialdehyde dehydrogenase — protein MTITATNPHTGEALQDYASHTPEQAQAMVEQAHQAFLTYRRTSFAERAALMNRAADLLEERVESLAELATNEMGKTLESSRQEVLKCAKACRYYAQEAENHLAPTPIKMDGQRAEVRYLPLGVILAVMPWNFPFWQVFRFAAPTLMAGNTGLLKHASNVPGCAMAIEDIFRDAGFPEGTFQTLMIGARDVEAVLRDERVKGVSLTGSEGAGRAVSSTAGDVLKPALMELGGSDPFIVMPSANLEGAIGTAVTARTINNGQSCIAGKRFIVHRDVYEQFRDGFVQQMGALKMGDPMQEDVDLGPLATAKIREELHEQVQDAVSKGAELLVGGEIPQTSGYHYPATVLSGITPEMQLFAEEAFGPVATLYVVGSVDEAIELANATRFGLSSSVWTNDEAEQERFIEGLEAGATFINAMSASDPRLPFGGVKASGFGRELGREGILEFVNSKSILVGDGGVDTSKTE, from the coding sequence ATGACCATCACCGCCACCAATCCTCACACTGGAGAAGCCCTCCAGGACTACGCTTCACACACTCCTGAGCAGGCCCAGGCCATGGTGGAACAGGCCCATCAGGCGTTCCTGACTTACCGCCGCACCAGCTTTGCCGAGCGCGCCGCCCTCATGAACCGCGCCGCCGACCTGCTGGAAGAGCGCGTGGAAAGCCTGGCCGAACTGGCCACCAATGAGATGGGCAAGACCCTGGAATCTTCGCGCCAGGAGGTGCTGAAATGCGCCAAAGCCTGCCGCTACTACGCGCAGGAAGCCGAGAATCACCTGGCCCCGACGCCGATCAAGATGGACGGCCAACGCGCCGAAGTGCGTTACTTGCCGCTGGGCGTGATCCTGGCCGTCATGCCCTGGAACTTTCCCTTCTGGCAGGTGTTCCGCTTTGCGGCCCCCACCCTGATGGCCGGCAACACCGGACTGCTCAAGCACGCTAGCAACGTGCCCGGCTGCGCCATGGCGATTGAGGATATCTTCCGTGACGCCGGCTTCCCCGAAGGCACCTTCCAGACCCTGATGATCGGCGCCCGCGACGTGGAAGCGGTGCTGCGCGACGAGCGCGTCAAAGGCGTCAGCCTGACCGGCTCCGAGGGTGCAGGCCGCGCCGTGTCCAGCACCGCCGGGGACGTGCTGAAACCCGCCCTGATGGAACTGGGCGGCTCAGACCCCTTTATCGTGATGCCCAGCGCCAACCTCGAAGGGGCCATCGGCACCGCCGTGACCGCCCGCACCATCAACAACGGCCAGAGCTGCATTGCAGGCAAGCGCTTCATCGTCCACCGCGACGTGTACGAGCAGTTCCGTGACGGTTTCGTGCAGCAGATGGGCGCGCTGAAAATGGGCGATCCCATGCAGGAAGATGTGGACCTCGGCCCGCTGGCCACCGCCAAGATCCGCGAGGAACTGCACGAACAGGTGCAAGACGCCGTAAGCAAAGGCGCCGAGCTGCTCGTGGGCGGCGAGATTCCCCAGACCAGCGGCTACCACTACCCCGCCACCGTACTGAGCGGTATCACCCCCGAGATGCAGCTGTTTGCCGAAGAAGCCTTTGGCCCGGTGGCCACCCTGTATGTGGTAGGCAGCGTGGACGAGGCGATTGAGCTCGCCAACGCCACCCGCTTCGGCCTAAGCAGCAGCGTGTGGACCAACGACGAGGCCGAGCAGGAGCGCTTTATTGAGGGGCTGGAAGCGGGCGCGACCTTTATCAACGCTATGTCGGCTTCGGACCCACGTCTGCCCTTCGGCGGCGTCAAGGCCAGCGGCTTCGGGCGCGAACTGGGCCGCGAAGGCATCCTGGAATTCGTGAACTCCAAGTCCATCCTGGTCGGTGACGGCGGCGTGGACACCAGCAAGACCGAGTAA
- a CDS encoding RIO1 family regulatory kinase/ATPase domain-containing protein, with translation MSPRFSLEGWDDGDQRLRRKKIRPQARRKLSDLTADESGEVADDVIRRLLNLGHISELVSELKSGKEATTYLARSEKGSVLVKIYRDLSARSFKNDGIYRAGQVITDQRAARAMANRTRKGLEMLQFDWVMAEYAHLWQLWQAGLSVPEPLVGPNVKTYAGTVPAVLMRLIGTEDEPAPRLSEVRLTSCEAQQAWQQAVQGMADMLRLGYVHGDYSTYNLLWWQGSVVIIDFPQLSTRQNPNFDLLLRRDAQSLSSSFRRHGVQWTGEQTLREVRRRAQGAGPEPRLCLP, from the coding sequence ATGAGTCCCCGCTTTTCTCTGGAAGGGTGGGACGACGGTGACCAACGCCTGCGCCGCAAAAAAATCAGACCTCAAGCCCGCCGTAAGCTGTCTGACCTCACTGCCGATGAGAGCGGGGAGGTGGCAGATGATGTTATTCGGCGCCTGTTGAACCTGGGGCATATTTCCGAACTGGTTTCTGAGCTCAAAAGCGGCAAGGAAGCCACTACTTACCTGGCCCGCAGCGAAAAAGGCAGTGTATTGGTCAAGATTTACCGTGATCTGTCGGCCCGCAGTTTCAAGAACGATGGCATATACCGTGCAGGTCAGGTGATTACGGATCAGCGTGCAGCCCGCGCCATGGCCAACCGCACCCGTAAGGGGCTGGAAATGCTGCAATTTGACTGGGTGATGGCCGAGTACGCCCACCTGTGGCAGCTGTGGCAAGCGGGTCTCAGCGTACCGGAGCCGCTGGTCGGCCCCAATGTCAAAACCTACGCTGGAACGGTTCCTGCGGTGCTGATGCGCCTGATCGGGACTGAGGACGAGCCTGCGCCACGTCTCAGCGAAGTGCGGCTGACCTCCTGCGAAGCTCAGCAGGCCTGGCAGCAAGCCGTGCAGGGGATGGCTGACATGCTCCGGCTGGGTTACGTGCACGGCGATTACAGCACCTACAACTTGCTGTGGTGGCAAGGCAGCGTAGTCATCATAGATTTTCCCCAGCTGAGTACCCGGCAGAACCCGAACTTCGATTTGCTGCTGCGCCGCGATGCCCAGAGCCTGAGCAGCAGCTTTCGGAGGCATGGGGTGCAGTGGACTGGTGAACAAACTCTGCGCGAAGTACGCCGCCGGGCACAGGGGGCAGGGCCGGAGCCACGCTTGTGTTTACCCTGA
- a CDS encoding YbaN family protein, which translates to MTVPPPAPPPPPEDRWLLPAPLRPLAIVTGLLLSGLGVLGTVLPGMPGTVFLIGAAWLFSRSSPRFERWLLDLPLVGPLVDDYRRGLGMPRRAKWIAYLSIAIAVSFSLGRIPVLVGQVCWVLVGLAGIWYIAARVPTKA; encoded by the coding sequence ATGACCGTTCCTCCGCCTGCCCCGCCGCCCCCACCGGAGGACCGCTGGCTCTTGCCGGCTCCGCTACGTCCACTGGCGATTGTGACTGGGCTGCTGCTCAGCGGCCTGGGCGTGCTTGGAACGGTGCTGCCTGGGATGCCCGGCACGGTGTTCTTGATTGGTGCGGCCTGGCTGTTTTCCCGCTCCAGTCCCCGCTTTGAACGCTGGCTGCTGGATCTGCCGCTGGTGGGGCCGTTGGTGGACGACTACCGCCGGGGCCTGGGCATGCCGCGCCGTGCCAAATGGATCGCCTACTTGAGCATTGCCATTGCCGTGAGCTTCAGCCTGGGCCGGATCCCCGTGCTTGTCGGGCAGGTGTGCTGGGTGCTGGTGGGGCTGGCTGGCATCTGGTACATCGCCGCGCGGGTGCCGACCAAGGCTTGA
- a CDS encoding MarR family winged helix-turn-helix transcriptional regulator, translating to MTEAVSPPPLTPTETDQQLFDLVRAVLRLSRRFTVAVDGPLEAELGLNIRQLLVLATVVDGQDTPSQVAESLGLTPPTVTRLISALEDQGLLERGQVPGDLRRCQLRATPAGETLRGQMRQLSRHTVLQEFGRVDTAAVSAAAASLSTLEAALDQAATRPSPGPSTTDPQSQPLQEARA from the coding sequence ATGACAGAAGCTGTTTCTCCCCCTCCCCTCACGCCCACCGAGACCGACCAGCAATTGTTTGATCTGGTCCGCGCGGTGCTGCGGCTCTCACGCCGCTTTACAGTCGCCGTGGATGGCCCTCTCGAAGCCGAATTGGGGCTGAATATCCGCCAATTGCTGGTGTTGGCTACTGTCGTAGACGGCCAGGACACTCCCAGTCAAGTGGCCGAATCGCTGGGCCTGACACCGCCCACCGTGACCCGGCTGATCTCGGCTCTAGAGGACCAAGGCTTACTGGAACGCGGCCAGGTACCGGGCGATCTGCGCCGCTGTCAGCTGCGCGCCACGCCAGCAGGCGAGACGCTGCGCGGGCAGATGCGCCAGCTTTCGCGCCATACGGTGCTGCAAGAGTTCGGGCGGGTAGATACCGCCGCTGTCAGCGCTGCCGCCGCCAGTCTGTCCACCCTGGAAGCTGCGCTGGACCAGGCGGCGACACGGCCCTCCCCTGGCCCATCCACCACTGACCCGCAGTCCCAACCGCTTCAGGAGGCCAGGGCATGA
- a CDS encoding MDR family MFS transporter: protein MTPPPTPITLSSREKQMAFIGILTVLFLASINMTVVGSAMPRIISELGGFELYAWAFTIYSLVTTITIPIAGTLSDRLGRRPILLFGIVVFALGSAALAFVQDMNGLIALRGVQAIGGGALMAMAFTAIADIFTPIERGKYQGYTGAVWGVSSVVGPLVGGFLTDHVGWRSVFFVNLPFALLAGYFIWRYFRLPPSKPDAARGLDVIGIALLTTAVTALTLATSWGGAVHAWTSPTILGLLALTVVSGLAYARHSMKAAQPIVDLRLLRVPTISLGSLTGFLTSAAMFAAVMYLPLYMQGVRGTSATISGLALAPLMGGMVLSSTLSGRWVSRYARYKPVIVLGALVATVGMLLTATLGLHTPMWWAIALMVLTGVGLGGINAQLTLAIQVAAPPEEVGSATGSMQFYRQIGGTLAVSLYGALVAAYMARHLNGALPAEVDQLPAGVRAEVTDPNLLSNPDAIATLTRDLQASGQAELLEPVLTAAREVLAGSLSQVFLWSGLLMAAAFLTSLLLPELSLRGRGTAAKEQPEASASDLQRSAEPTPAND, encoded by the coding sequence ATGACCCCTCCGCCAACGCCGATCACCCTCAGTTCCCGCGAGAAGCAGATGGCTTTTATCGGCATCCTGACGGTGCTTTTTTTGGCCAGCATCAACATGACCGTAGTCGGCAGCGCCATGCCGCGCATCATCTCCGAGCTGGGCGGGTTTGAGCTGTATGCCTGGGCCTTTACCATCTACTCGCTGGTGACGACCATCACCATTCCGATTGCCGGCACCCTCAGCGACCGGCTGGGTCGGCGCCCCATTTTGCTGTTCGGCATTGTCGTGTTTGCATTGGGCAGCGCTGCGCTGGCCTTCGTGCAAGATATGAACGGCCTGATTGCCCTACGCGGCGTGCAGGCCATCGGCGGTGGTGCGCTGATGGCCATGGCCTTTACGGCGATTGCCGACATCTTCACGCCGATTGAACGCGGCAAGTACCAGGGGTACACCGGGGCCGTGTGGGGGGTCAGCTCGGTGGTGGGACCGTTGGTAGGCGGGTTTTTGACCGACCATGTGGGCTGGCGTTCGGTGTTTTTCGTGAACCTGCCGTTCGCCCTGCTGGCCGGGTACTTCATCTGGCGCTACTTCAGGTTGCCCCCCTCCAAGCCGGACGCGGCGCGGGGCCTGGATGTCATCGGAATCGCGCTGCTCACCACTGCTGTCACGGCGCTGACCCTCGCCACTTCCTGGGGCGGTGCCGTCCACGCCTGGACCAGCCCTACCATCCTCGGCTTGCTGGCACTGACCGTCGTCAGTGGGCTGGCCTACGCCCGGCACTCCATGAAAGCCGCACAACCGATTGTGGATCTGCGGTTGCTGCGGGTGCCCACCATTTCACTCGGTTCACTGACCGGCTTTCTGACCAGTGCAGCCATGTTCGCTGCCGTGATGTATCTGCCGCTCTACATGCAGGGCGTACGCGGCACCTCAGCCACCATCAGCGGCCTCGCACTGGCGCCCCTGATGGGCGGCATGGTGCTGTCCAGCACCCTGAGCGGACGGTGGGTCAGCCGTTACGCGCGCTATAAACCCGTCATTGTTCTGGGTGCCTTGGTCGCCACCGTCGGCATGCTGCTGACCGCCACGCTGGGCCTGCACACCCCGATGTGGTGGGCCATTGCCCTGATGGTCCTGACCGGCGTAGGCCTGGGCGGGATCAACGCCCAGTTGACCCTGGCCATTCAGGTGGCTGCGCCACCGGAAGAGGTGGGCAGCGCCACCGGGTCTATGCAGTTTTACCGCCAGATCGGCGGCACCCTGGCGGTCAGTCTGTACGGTGCGCTGGTCGCCGCTTATATGGCGCGTCACCTGAACGGAGCCCTGCCAGCCGAGGTGGATCAGCTGCCTGCCGGTGTGCGGGCCGAAGTGACCGACCCGAACTTGCTGAGCAACCCCGACGCCATTGCCACGCTGACCCGTGACCTTCAGGCCAGCGGTCAAGCCGAATTGCTGGAGCCTGTACTCACCGCTGCCCGTGAGGTGCTGGCCGGGTCACTGTCCCAGGTCTTCCTGTGGTCAGGCCTGCTGATGGCGGCGGCTTTTCTGACCAGCTTACTGCTGCCGGAACTGTCACTGCGGGGACGGGGCACAGCCGCCAAAGAGCAGCCTGAGGCTTCTGCATCTGACCTTCAAAGGTCGGCTGAGCCCACGCCCGCCAACGATTGA
- a CDS encoding MarR family transcriptional regulator — MTTLSETLRVLDFLTREAPKAHSADELAALLELDTAAVQVALTELERRGEVSPEQVSGYGDSDTLWRAAKTGGAENS; from the coding sequence ATGACTACTCTCTCTGAGACGCTGCGGGTGCTGGATTTTCTGACCCGCGAGGCCCCCAAAGCCCATTCTGCCGATGAGTTGGCTGCCCTGCTCGAGCTGGACACGGCGGCAGTGCAAGTGGCCCTGACCGAACTGGAACGGCGGGGAGAGGTGTCCCCGGAACAGGTGAGCGGCTACGGCGACAGCGACACCCTCTGGCGGGCCGCTAAGACAGGCGGCGCTGAGAACAGCTAA